A DNA window from Bradyrhizobium sp. CCBAU 53421 contains the following coding sequences:
- a CDS encoding response regulator transcription factor encodes MANASAVASPAPGGPVLSTPLISVVDDDASVRAATENLLKSRGYVVQTFVSAEEFLRSPRLNETSCVITDVQMPIMSGLDLLAEMRTRGYGVPFIFITAFPNDRVRASALSAGAAGFLAKPFAGHTLIEYLDAALEENGGGGNT; translated from the coding sequence ATGGCTAATGCCTCGGCAGTCGCTAGTCCCGCGCCAGGAGGGCCTGTCTTGTCCACGCCTTTGATTTCTGTCGTTGATGACGACGCATCGGTCCGTGCGGCGACAGAGAACCTTTTGAAATCGCGTGGCTACGTCGTTCAAACGTTTGTGTCGGCCGAGGAGTTCTTGAGGTCGCCGCGGTTGAACGAAACCTCTTGTGTAATTACGGATGTGCAGATGCCGATTATGAGCGGCTTGGACTTGCTCGCGGAAATGCGGACCCGTGGCTACGGTGTGCCATTCATTTTCATTACTGCCTTCCCCAATGACCGCGTGCGCGCCTCTGCTCTGAGCGCGGGAGCGGCTGGCTTCTTGGCCAAGCCCTTCGCCGGACATACGCTGATCGAGTACCTCGATGCCGCACTGGAGGAGAACGGCGGCGGCGGAAACACTTGA
- a CDS encoding UPF0149 family protein encodes MPLDELEHWLQARAEQYPVATSLAVLDGYVAAIVAGPVSIGPPDWICPLLAIDADAFNHGGTPEFAAISAVALRHNDISNVLSTAPHRFAPTHARKPNGDVDARPWCLGFHAAMRLRLSAWAPLLDIRNINHGLLLPILLHCVDDQGRPLLGPPRKGRETEEFLRNAHADIPAVVEAMRQYWMPTRYARAR; translated from the coding sequence ATGCCGCTCGACGAACTCGAGCATTGGTTACAGGCTCGCGCCGAGCAGTATCCCGTCGCTACGAGTCTTGCCGTGCTCGACGGCTACGTCGCCGCGATCGTGGCCGGACCGGTGTCGATCGGCCCGCCGGACTGGATCTGCCCGCTACTCGCCATCGACGCCGACGCATTCAACCACGGCGGCACGCCGGAGTTCGCCGCGATTTCGGCCGTCGCGCTGCGCCACAACGACATCAGCAACGTTCTTTCCACCGCTCCACATCGATTCGCACCGACACATGCCCGCAAGCCGAATGGCGACGTTGATGCGCGGCCGTGGTGCCTGGGATTCCATGCCGCCATGCGGCTGAGACTATCGGCCTGGGCCCCGCTGCTCGACATCCGCAACATAAACCACGGCTTGCTCCTGCCCATCCTGCTGCATTGCGTCGACGATCAAGGCCGTCCACTGCTTGGACCGCCAAGGAAAGGCCGCGAGACCGAGGAGTTCCTGCGCAACGCCCACGCCGACATCCCAGCCGTCGTCGAGGCCATGCGCCAGTATTGGATGCCGACACGCTACGCTCGCGCGCGCTGA